The Anaeromyxobacter sp. Fw109-5 genomic interval TCGATCGCCGACGCCTCGTGGCGCGTCCGGACGTCGATCCCGCGCTCGTCGCGGAACCGCTCGGGCGTGATCACGACGAGGTCCTCGATCGCGCGGCCGGGGTCGAGGAGGTTGTACGGCATCCCGCACGCGCCGTAGGACACGTACGGCCCGCGCTCGAGGACCACCACCTCCGCCTCGGGCGCGCGACGCTTTGCCTGGCTCGCGGCGCTCATCCCTGCCGCGACGCCGCCGACGACGACGATCCGGGCCATCGACCCCTCCGCCATACGAGCCGCGACCCCTCGCAGCCGGTTCGCGCGGTCGCGTACCGAAGGTGATCGCGAATCACGAACCATGGGTCAGTGCAGCCGGCCCGGGCTCCACGCGGGATGCCCCGCGTTCGAGAGCTCGTGCAGCGCCTGGACCGTGACGAGCAGCTCGAGCGCGAGCCTGGCGCACGCCGAGCAGCCGGCGACGTGGCACCTGACGCGGTCCAGGACGGCGGGATCGCGCTCGCCGTCGATCAGCTCCGAGAGCCGCTCCGAGAAGTCGGCGCAGCGAAGGGGATCGGGCGGACCGGAGCGCATGGCGGACCTCCGTGTTCGCCATGTTCGAGCCGCGAGGGACGGGCGCGGAGCCGGTCCTTCGTGGGGCGTGCTGGGGCCACGCGCCCACGGCCGGCGACACGAAGGCGCCCCTTCAACAGCCTGCTAGAGCGCGGTCTCGTGCTTCGGCGCGTCGCGCACCGCCCGCGCCGCCTCCTCGGCCCGCTGCGTCTTGAGCTTCTTCATCCGCTTGCGGATGAGCTCGCGCTTCAGGCTCGAGAGGTGGTCCACGAAGAGCGTGCCGTTCAGGTGATCGGTCTCGTGCTGCACCGCGATCGCGAGCAGCTCGTCCGCCTCGAGCTCGAACGGCTTGCCGTGGTAGTCGAGCGCCCGGACCCACACCTTCGCGGCGCGGGCGACGTCCTCGGCCTCGCCGGGGATGGACAGGCAGCCCTCGGTCCACGTCGTCTCGCCCTCGGCGCGGACGATCTCCGGGTTCACGAGATGGATCAGCTTCTGCCCCTCCTGCCGGGGAGAGGTGTCGATGACGATCACCCGCTTCAGGACCGCGATCTGCGGCGCGGCGAGCCCGACGCCGTCGGCGGCGTACATGGTCTCGGCCATGTCGTCGAGGAGCCGGCGGATGGAGTCGTCCACCCGCTCGACGGGGTTCGCGACCTCCTTGAGGATCGGATCTGGCCAGATGACGATTTCACGCACCATGAGGTCAGGCACTCCAACGGGTTGAGACTGATTCCTAATCCGCGCGCTGGCCGGACGCACCTGAACGGCGGTCATTCGCCCAGGCCGCCGAGGTACTCGGAGCGGAGCCGGTCGTCGGCGAGCACCTCGCGCGCGTCCGCCACCACGCACCGGATCTCCTCGAGCGCCTCCGGCAGCCCAGCTTCTCGCACGCCGACGTACCTCGCGGG includes:
- a CDS encoding anti-sigma factor → MRSGPPDPLRCADFSERLSELIDGERDPAVLDRVRCHVAGCSACARLALELLVTVQALHELSNAGHPAWSPGRLH
- the def gene encoding peptide deformylase; translation: MVREIVIWPDPILKEVANPVERVDDSIRRLLDDMAETMYAADGVGLAAPQIAVLKRVIVIDTSPRQEGQKLIHLVNPEIVRAEGETTWTEGCLSIPGEAEDVARAAKVWVRALDYHGKPFELEADELLAIAVQHETDHLNGTLFVDHLSSLKRELIRKRMKKLKTQRAEEAARAVRDAPKHETAL